One Methylobacterium sp. 77 DNA window includes the following coding sequences:
- a CDS encoding ammonium transporter, translated as MKLRNALALGMGGAALALLFIEPSLAQSPTPEAASAPAAVAAAAPVPNKGDTAWMLVSSALVLLMTVPGLALFYGGLVRTKNMLSVLTQVFAIASIVCLLWVLFGYSMAFTNGGGLNDFVGGFSKVFLKGVDANSVAATFSNGVVIPEYVYICFQMTFAMITPALIVGAFAERMKFSALIVFSVLWVTLIYFPMAHMVWYWGGPDVVGNAAKALADATDDASKAAAQAALDAVNADAGMIFKWGALDFAGGTVVHINAGIAGFVGCLMLGKRIGYGRDLLAPHSLTMTAIGASLLWVGWFGFNAGSNLESNGTTALAMINTFVATAAAAVSWLFVEWMLKGKPSLLGMLSGAVAGLVAVTPAAGFAGPMGSIVLGLVAGAACFIMCSTVKNALGYDDSLDVFGVHCIGGILGALATGILVSPDLGGVGIPDYTTKPGELVLGTYDMATQMLAQGKAVGFTLLWSGIGSAILYKLVDLTIGLRVTQDEEREGLDIADHGERAYNY; from the coding sequence ATGAAACTTCGCAATGCCCTTGCGCTCGGGATGGGAGGCGCCGCGCTGGCCCTTCTGTTCATCGAGCCATCCCTCGCACAATCGCCGACCCCGGAAGCCGCGTCCGCACCGGCCGCGGTCGCTGCCGCCGCACCGGTTCCGAACAAGGGCGACACCGCCTGGATGCTGGTCTCCAGCGCCCTCGTGCTGCTGATGACCGTGCCGGGCCTGGCCCTCTTCTACGGTGGCCTCGTCCGCACGAAGAACATGCTCTCGGTGCTGACGCAGGTCTTCGCCATCGCCTCCATCGTCTGCCTGCTCTGGGTCCTGTTCGGCTACAGCATGGCCTTTACCAACGGCGGCGGTCTTAACGACTTCGTCGGCGGCTTCTCCAAGGTCTTCCTGAAGGGTGTCGACGCGAACTCTGTGGCGGCGACCTTCTCCAACGGCGTCGTCATCCCCGAATACGTCTACATCTGCTTCCAGATGACGTTCGCCATGATCACCCCGGCCCTCATCGTCGGCGCCTTCGCCGAGCGGATGAAGTTCTCGGCGCTGATCGTGTTCTCCGTCCTCTGGGTCACGCTCATCTACTTCCCGATGGCGCACATGGTCTGGTACTGGGGCGGACCCGACGTCGTCGGCAACGCGGCGAAGGCCCTGGCCGATGCCACGGACGACGCCTCCAAGGCTGCGGCCCAGGCGGCCCTCGACGCGGTCAATGCCGATGCCGGAATGATCTTCAAGTGGGGCGCCCTCGACTTCGCCGGCGGCACCGTGGTGCACATCAATGCGGGCATCGCCGGCTTCGTCGGCTGCCTGATGCTCGGCAAGCGTATCGGCTACGGCCGTGACCTGCTCGCCCCGCACTCCCTGACCATGACCGCCATCGGCGCCTCGCTGCTCTGGGTCGGCTGGTTCGGCTTCAACGCCGGTTCGAACCTCGAATCGAACGGCACCACCGCCCTCGCCATGATCAACACCTTCGTCGCCACCGCCGCTGCCGCCGTCTCCTGGCTGTTCGTGGAGTGGATGCTGAAGGGCAAGCCGTCGCTCCTCGGCATGCTCTCCGGCGCCGTCGCGGGCCTCGTGGCCGTCACCCCCGCCGCCGGCTTCGCCGGTCCCATGGGCTCCATCGTCCTCGGCCTCGTCGCCGGTGCGGCCTGCTTCATCATGTGCTCGACGGTGAAGAACGCGCTCGGCTACGACGACTCGCTCGACGTGTTCGGCGTGCACTGCATCGGCGGCATCCTCGGCGCCCTCGCGACCGGCATCCTGGTGAGCCCGGATCTCGGCGGCGTCGGCATCCCCGACTACACCACCAAGCCGGGCGAACTCGTCCTCGGCACCTACGACATGGCCACGCAGATGCTGGCCCAGGGCAAGGCCGTCGGCTTCACCCTGCTGTGGTCCGGCATCGGCTCCGCCATCCTGTACAAGCTCGTCGACCTGACCATCGGTCTGCGCGTGACCCAGGACGAAGAGCGCGAAGGCCTCGATATCGCCGATCACGGCGAGCGCGCCTACAACTACTAA
- a CDS encoding P-II family nitrogen regulator — translation MKIVMAIIKPFKLEEVRDALTGIGVHGLTVTEVKGYGRQKGHTEIYRGAEYAVSFLPKLKIEVAVASDLTSSVIDAIAAAARTGQIGDGKIFVVPLEKAVRIRTGETDIDAL, via the coding sequence ATGAAAATCGTGATGGCTATCATCAAGCCGTTCAAGCTCGAGGAGGTCAGGGATGCCCTGACCGGCATCGGCGTCCACGGCCTCACGGTCACCGAGGTCAAGGGCTATGGCCGCCAGAAGGGCCACACCGAAATCTACCGCGGCGCCGAATACGCCGTGAGCTTCCTCCCGAAGCTGAAGATCGAAGTCGCGGTCGCGTCCGATCTCACCAGCAGCGTCATCGACGCCATCGCCGCCGCCGCCCGCACCGGCCAGATCGGCGACGGCAAGATCTTCGTCGTGCCCCTCGAGAAGGCCGTCCGCATCCGCACCGGCGAGACCGACATCGACGCGCTCTGA
- the tesB gene encoding acyl-CoA thioesterase II, which yields MTGSVDELLACLDLAPLDDDLFRGQSIQTGWFRVFGGQVLGQALVAASRTVEGSRPPHSLHAYFILGGDPAASIDYAVERIRDGRSFATRRVVAHQHGRAIFAMSASFHSEEEGVSHQIAMPDVPEPEALLDAPALAARAGPSIPKTMRAYLSRATPIELRPVEVQRYMSRAPREPRFHVWFRAGERLPDDPAIHRAVLAYASDLMLLDATLIPHGRTVFDPTIQSASLDHALWFHRPFRADDWLLYVQESPVASGARGFARGSIFTRDGKLVASVAQEGLIRPIGDETAGSP from the coding sequence ATGACCGGATCCGTCGACGAACTCCTCGCCTGCCTCGACCTCGCCCCCCTCGACGACGATCTGTTCCGGGGGCAGAGCATCCAGACCGGCTGGTTCCGGGTCTTCGGCGGCCAGGTTCTCGGGCAGGCCCTGGTCGCCGCGTCGCGGACGGTGGAGGGGAGCCGTCCGCCACACTCCCTCCATGCCTATTTCATCCTCGGCGGCGACCCGGCCGCATCGATCGACTATGCGGTGGAGCGTATCCGCGACGGGCGCAGCTTCGCGACGCGCCGGGTCGTGGCTCATCAGCACGGACGCGCGATCTTCGCCATGTCGGCCTCCTTCCACAGCGAGGAGGAGGGAGTTTCTCATCAGATCGCCATGCCGGACGTCCCGGAGCCGGAGGCGCTGCTGGACGCGCCCGCTCTCGCCGCCCGGGCGGGACCGTCGATCCCGAAGACGATGCGCGCCTATCTCAGTCGCGCCACGCCGATCGAGCTACGGCCGGTCGAGGTGCAGCGGTACATGTCGCGCGCGCCGCGCGAGCCGCGCTTCCATGTCTGGTTCCGGGCCGGGGAGCGCCTGCCGGACGATCCCGCCATCCATCGCGCCGTCCTCGCCTACGCGTCCGACCTCATGCTTCTCGACGCCACGCTGATCCCGCACGGAAGGACCGTGTTCGACCCGACGATCCAATCCGCCAGCCTGGATCACGCCCTCTGGTTCCACCGCCCCTTCCGCGCCGACGACTGGCTTCTCTACGTACAGGAGAGCCCGGTCGCCTCCGGAGCGCGCGGATTCGCGAGGGGATCGATCTTCACGCGGGACGGGAAGCTCGTGGCCTCGGTCGCGCAGGAGGGGCTGATCCGCCCGATCGGCGATGAAACGGCGGGCTCGCCCTGA
- a CDS encoding FAD-dependent monooxygenase, whose amino-acid sequence MGRSTQGLARRKVVVAGGGIPGLSLALALRRTHGDALDVTVCDPGLDTAAMRHRGRAFAVAAGGRRMLACLGIWSEVAHAAEPILDMAISDSRVKDPVRPVFLTFGQDGAAEGDGPLSGEPFAHMVEAEFLVGALLSASTACGVALEPVGIRHAQASGGSIAMSLSDGRETSASLLVAADGARSRLREAAGIGWVGRSYPQRGIVATIGHERPHGGRAYEHFLPSGPFAILPLVDGGTLGHRSSIVWTEREADVEALIGGSREDTLSEIERRFGLNLGRLVIEDGPSAHPLSLGIARSFRGERLALLGDAAHVIHPIAGQGLNLGLADAAALAEEITEALRLGLDPGSKDVLRRYERSRRFDTLAMAAATDGLNRLFSNDLLPVRLVRDLGLGLVDKLPGLKSLFIGEASASRGASPRLMRGEAL is encoded by the coding sequence ATGGGCCGATCGACGCAAGGATTGGCGCGCCGCAAGGTGGTCGTCGCCGGCGGCGGCATTCCCGGTCTCAGCCTGGCGCTGGCTCTGCGCCGGACCCATGGCGATGCCCTGGACGTGACCGTCTGTGATCCGGGACTCGATACGGCCGCCATGCGCCATCGCGGGCGAGCCTTCGCCGTGGCCGCCGGGGGCCGGCGGATGCTGGCGTGCCTCGGGATCTGGAGCGAGGTGGCCCATGCGGCGGAGCCGATCCTCGACATGGCGATCAGCGACAGCCGGGTGAAGGACCCGGTCCGTCCCGTCTTCCTGACGTTCGGGCAGGATGGGGCGGCCGAAGGCGACGGGCCTCTGTCGGGCGAGCCCTTCGCACATATGGTCGAGGCCGAATTCCTGGTGGGCGCCCTGCTTTCGGCATCGACGGCCTGCGGCGTCGCCCTCGAACCGGTCGGCATCCGCCACGCGCAGGCGAGCGGGGGCAGCATCGCCATGTCCCTTTCCGACGGACGCGAGACGAGCGCGAGCCTCCTCGTGGCCGCGGATGGTGCGCGGTCGCGCCTGCGCGAGGCCGCCGGGATCGGATGGGTCGGTCGCTCCTATCCCCAGAGGGGTATCGTCGCCACGATCGGGCATGAACGTCCGCATGGCGGCCGGGCCTATGAGCACTTCCTGCCGAGCGGCCCCTTCGCGATCCTGCCTCTCGTCGATGGCGGCACCCTGGGGCACCGCTCCTCCATCGTCTGGACGGAGAGGGAGGCGGATGTCGAGGCGCTGATCGGCGGAAGCCGGGAGGACACGCTGAGCGAGATCGAGCGTCGGTTCGGGCTCAATCTCGGCCGCCTCGTCATCGAGGACGGGCCGAGCGCCCATCCGCTCTCCCTCGGCATCGCGCGAAGCTTCCGGGGCGAGCGTCTCGCCCTGCTCGGCGATGCGGCGCACGTCATCCATCCCATCGCCGGCCAGGGTCTCAACCTCGGACTCGCCGATGCCGCCGCTTTGGCGGAAGAGATCACCGAGGCCCTGCGTCTCGGTCTCGATCCTGGATCGAAGGATGTGCTCCGGCGCTACGAGCGAAGCCGCCGCTTTGATACGCTCGCCATGGCGGCCGCGACCGACGGATTGAACCGTCTGTTCTCGAACGATCTGCTGCCGGTGCGGCTCGTGCGCGATCTCGGTCTCGGGCTCGTCGACAAGCTGCCCGGCTTGAAGTCGCTCTTCATCGGCGAGGCCTCCGCCTCGCGAGGGGCCTCGCCCAGACTGATGCGGGGCGAGGCCTTGTGA
- the ppa gene encoding inorganic diphosphatase — MIIDSVSIGKNPPEDVNVIIEVPIGGDPIKYEMDKESGALVVDRFLYTAMHYPGNYGFIPHTLSGDGDPCDVLVANTRAIAPGAIISVRPVGVLVMEDNAGEDEKIIAVPSRHLTMRYDRIENYTDLPDITVQQIQHFFEHYKDLEPGKWVKIKRWGDKAEAHRLIHEGIERAKAEKA; from the coding sequence ATGATCATCGATTCCGTCTCGATTGGAAAAAACCCGCCGGAAGACGTCAACGTCATCATCGAGGTGCCGATCGGCGGCGATCCGATCAAGTACGAGATGGACAAGGAATCCGGCGCCCTCGTCGTCGACCGCTTCCTCTATACCGCGATGCATTATCCGGGGAATTACGGATTCATCCCCCACACCCTGTCGGGTGACGGCGATCCCTGCGACGTTCTCGTGGCCAATACGCGCGCCATCGCTCCGGGTGCGATCATCAGCGTGCGCCCGGTCGGCGTCCTGGTGATGGAGGACAATGCCGGCGAGGACGAGAAGATCATCGCGGTGCCGTCCCGTCACCTCACCATGCGCTACGACCGGATCGAGAATTACACCGACCTGCCGGACATCACGGTCCAGCAGATCCAACACTTCTTCGAGCACTACAAGGATCTGGAGCCCGGCAAGTGGGTGAAGATCAAGCGCTGGGGCGACAAGGCCGAGGCGCACCGCCTGATCCACGAAGGCATCGAGCGCGCCAAGGCCGAGAAGGCCTGA
- a CDS encoding GNAT family N-acetyltransferase has translation MRTSTTSIRRARSGDADRLSDVFDESWREAYRGIIPGLSLERMISQRSSQWWLGAAQRNRPLVVVETGEEVVGYAIYGQARGSALKASGEVDELYILPAYQGLGLGRRLFRAIRNDLADHGLTRIGVWTLAGNERACDFYAGLGGKRVAEAVDRMAGAVLPKVAYRFE, from the coding sequence ATGAGAACGAGCACCACCAGCATCCGCCGCGCCCGTTCGGGAGACGCCGATCGGTTGAGTGACGTCTTCGACGAATCGTGGAGGGAAGCGTATCGCGGCATCATCCCCGGCCTCTCGCTGGAGCGGATGATCTCCCAACGCTCCTCGCAATGGTGGCTCGGCGCGGCCCAGCGCAATCGTCCCCTGGTCGTCGTCGAGACCGGCGAGGAAGTGGTGGGATACGCGATCTACGGGCAGGCTCGGGGAAGCGCGCTCAAGGCCTCCGGCGAGGTCGACGAGCTCTACATCCTTCCCGCCTATCAGGGGCTCGGTCTCGGGCGACGGCTGTTCCGGGCGATCCGCAACGATCTCGCCGATCACGGCCTGACGCGGATCGGTGTCTGGACCCTGGCGGGAAACGAGCGGGCCTGCGACTTCTATGCCGGTCTCGGCGGCAAGCGGGTGGCGGAGGCCGTCGACCGCATGGCCGGCGCTGTCCTTCCCAAGGTGGCCTACCGCTTCGAGTGA
- a CDS encoding tyrosine-protein phosphatase has translation MFNRFIKPEIRYARRMARIARFEQPIAGRGARMRAWANMLLVDHGVFRLAYLNRHKIGTGKIWRSAQPTPHQLAWFRRQGVRTVISLRGGREHGSWPLQREACAQQGLELVEFVLRSREAPSKETILGAKAFFDSVQYPAMMHCKSGADRAGLGAALYLILHERVPVSEAMGQLSARYGHFRFAKTGILDAFFDLYLREGEARGMDFLTWVETVYEPEALKRDFRPGFWSDLLVDRVIKRE, from the coding sequence GTGTTCAACAGATTCATCAAGCCCGAGATCCGCTATGCCCGGCGCATGGCGCGGATCGCCCGCTTCGAGCAGCCGATCGCCGGCCGGGGCGCGCGCATGCGGGCCTGGGCCAACATGCTGCTGGTGGATCACGGCGTTTTCCGTCTCGCCTATCTCAACCGGCACAAGATCGGCACCGGCAAGATCTGGCGCTCGGCCCAGCCGACGCCGCACCAGCTGGCCTGGTTCCGGCGCCAGGGCGTGCGTACGGTGATCTCCCTCCGCGGCGGCCGAGAGCACGGTTCCTGGCCGCTCCAGCGCGAAGCCTGCGCGCAGCAGGGGCTGGAACTGGTGGAATTCGTGCTGCGCTCACGCGAGGCACCGTCGAAGGAGACGATCCTCGGCGCCAAGGCCTTCTTCGACAGCGTCCAGTATCCCGCGATGATGCATTGCAAGTCGGGGGCCGACCGCGCCGGCCTGGGCGCCGCGCTCTACCTCATCCTGCACGAGCGCGTGCCGGTCTCCGAGGCGATGGGGCAGCTCTCGGCCCGCTACGGCCATTTCCGCTTCGCCAAGACCGGGATCCTCGACGCGTTCTTCGACCTCTACCTGCGGGAGGGCGAGGCCAGGGGGATGGATTTCCTGACCTGGGTCGAGACGGTCTACGAACCTGAAGCCCTGAAGCGCGACTTCCGGCCGGGTTTCTGGTCGGACCTCTTGGTCGATCGGGTGATCAAGCGGGAATAG
- a CDS encoding prephenate dehydratase translates to MSITPDPSTTISYQGEPGANSHIICAQAYPDWTPLPCASFEEAFAAVNDGRAALAMIPIENSIAGRVADIHHLIPTSGLHIVAEHFLPIHFQLMALPGTPIEAIRTVHSHVHALGQCRKIIRRLGLKAVVAGDTAGAAREVAEVGDPSRGALAPAMAAGVYGLDILARDVEDESHNTTRFVVFSEKEAVVPQDSGPTVTSFIFRVRNIPAALYKALGGFATNGVNMSKLESYMVEGQFSATQFYAEVDGHPEDPGLARALEELAYFSRELRIIGTYPAHPFRETTRLAAE, encoded by the coding sequence ATGTCCATCACGCCTGATCCCAGCACCACGATCTCCTACCAGGGTGAGCCCGGCGCGAACTCGCACATCATCTGTGCCCAGGCCTATCCGGACTGGACACCGCTGCCCTGCGCCTCGTTCGAGGAGGCCTTCGCGGCGGTGAATGACGGCCGCGCCGCCCTGGCGATGATCCCGATCGAGAATTCCATCGCCGGCCGTGTCGCCGACATCCATCATCTCATCCCGACATCCGGCCTGCACATCGTGGCCGAGCACTTCCTGCCGATCCATTTTCAGCTGATGGCGCTTCCCGGCACGCCGATCGAAGCGATCAGGACGGTGCACAGCCACGTCCATGCCCTCGGCCAGTGCCGCAAGATCATCCGGCGGCTCGGGCTCAAGGCCGTGGTGGCAGGCGATACGGCGGGCGCGGCGCGCGAGGTCGCGGAGGTGGGCGATCCGAGCCGCGGCGCCCTGGCTCCGGCCATGGCCGCCGGTGTCTACGGGCTCGACATCCTCGCCCGCGACGTCGAGGACGAGAGCCACAACACCACCCGCTTCGTGGTGTTCTCCGAGAAGGAAGCGGTCGTCCCGCAGGATTCCGGCCCCACGGTGACGAGCTTCATCTTCCGCGTCCGCAACATCCCTGCGGCGCTCTACAAGGCGCTCGGGGGCTTTGCCACCAACGGCGTCAACATGTCGAAGCTCGAGAGCTACATGGTCGAGGGCCAGTTCTCGGCGACGCAGTTCTATGCCGAGGTCGACGGCCACCCCGAGGATCCGGGCCTCGCCCGCGCGCTCGAGGAACTCGCTTATTTCTCGCGCGAGCTGCGCATCATCGGCACCTATCCCGCCCATCCCTTCCGCGAGACGACGCGGCTGGCGGCGGAGTAG
- a CDS encoding 3-deoxy-manno-octulosonate cytidylyltransferase — translation MSDPLVLIPARMAATRLPDKPMADIAGEPMIVHVWRRAVEAGIGPVIVATDSSEIVDAVERVGGLAVLTRADHPSGSDRLAEALEIIDPQGNHDVVVNLQGDLPTIDPAVIGAAILPLADRAVDIATLCAVITRDEERRDPNVVKLVGHHVGPNRLRALYFTRAEAPWGEGPLFHHIGLYAYRRRALTRFMAMKPGELETREKLEQLRALEAGMRIDAMIVDDLPLGVDTPADLERARAVLQARRLN, via the coding sequence ATGTCAGATCCCCTCGTCCTGATCCCCGCACGCATGGCGGCCACGCGGCTGCCCGACAAGCCGATGGCCGACATCGCCGGCGAGCCGATGATCGTGCATGTCTGGCGCCGCGCCGTGGAGGCCGGCATCGGCCCCGTCATCGTGGCCACCGATTCCTCCGAGATCGTCGATGCGGTGGAGCGGGTCGGCGGCCTCGCCGTCCTCACCCGGGCCGACCACCCCTCGGGATCCGACCGCCTGGCCGAGGCCCTCGAGATCATCGATCCGCAGGGCAATCACGACGTCGTGGTCAACCTGCAGGGCGACCTGCCCACGATCGATCCGGCCGTCATCGGCGCAGCGATCCTGCCGCTCGCCGATCGCGCCGTGGATATCGCCACCCTCTGCGCCGTCATCACCCGCGACGAGGAGCGGCGCGACCCCAACGTGGTGAAACTCGTCGGCCATCATGTCGGGCCGAACCGCCTGCGCGCGCTCTATTTCACCCGGGCTGAGGCGCCCTGGGGCGAGGGGCCGCTGTTCCATCATATCGGGCTCTACGCCTATCGCCGCCGCGCGCTCACGCGCTTCATGGCCATGAAGCCGGGTGAACTCGAGACCCGTGAGAAACTCGAACAGCTCCGGGCGCTGGAAGCCGGTATGCGCATCGACGCCATGATCGTCGACGACCTGCCGCTCGGCGTCGACACCCCCGCCGACCTGGAGCGGGCGCGGGCCGTGCTCCAGGCCCGGCGCCTCAACTGA
- a CDS encoding c-type cytochrome, with the protein MDSFELNKVAGAVLGTLLLALGSGFVAELIYSPKPAGSAGYALPEPQPEAAGGAGPAAAKAEPLPVRLASASVEKGTSAAKKCAACHSFEKGGPNKVGPHLWGVVDRQRAHESGFEYSAALKEKGGTWTYDELDHFLANPKAYVPGTKMAFAGIQAPQERADVITYLRSLADTPAALPAVEKAAAEEKPADAKSADGKPAEAKPTDAKPAEAKPADTKPADTKPAEAKPAEAKPAEAKPAEAKPAEAKPTDEKPADQKASDEKPADAPPEKPAQ; encoded by the coding sequence ATGGACTCTTTCGAGCTGAACAAGGTCGCGGGCGCCGTACTCGGCACCCTCCTTCTCGCCCTGGGTTCGGGATTCGTCGCCGAGTTGATCTACAGTCCGAAGCCGGCGGGTAGTGCCGGCTACGCGCTGCCCGAGCCTCAGCCCGAGGCGGCCGGCGGCGCGGGTCCCGCGGCGGCCAAGGCGGAGCCGCTTCCGGTTCGCCTCGCCAGTGCCAGCGTCGAGAAGGGCACGAGTGCCGCCAAGAAATGCGCCGCCTGCCACAGCTTCGAGAAGGGCGGACCGAACAAGGTCGGCCCGCATCTCTGGGGCGTCGTCGACCGTCAGCGCGCGCATGAGAGCGGCTTCGAGTATTCCGCTGCCCTGAAGGAAAAGGGCGGCACCTGGACTTACGACGAACTCGACCACTTCCTCGCCAATCCGAAAGCCTACGTGCCCGGCACGAAGATGGCCTTCGCGGGGATTCAGGCGCCGCAGGAGCGCGCCGACGTGATCACCTATCTGCGCTCGCTCGCGGACACGCCCGCTGCCCTCCCGGCAGTGGAGAAGGCTGCGGCCGAGGAGAAGCCTGCGGACGCCAAATCTGCCGATGGCAAGCCCGCGGAAGCCAAGCCTACGGACGCCAAGCCTGCCGAAGCCAAGCCCGCGGATACCAAGCCCGCGGATACCAAGCCCGCGGAAGCCAAGCCCGCCGAAGCCAAGCCCGCCGAAGCCAAGCCCGCCGAAGCCAAGCCCGCCGAAGCAAAGCCGACTGACGAGAAGCCAGCGGACCAGAAGGCGTCCGACGAGAAGCCGGCTGACGCACCGCCGGAGAAGCCCGCGCAGTAG
- a CDS encoding alpha-hydroxy acid oxidase has product MDEQTSIHRRKLLEFFSASPLLAPSAARALAGIAALGTTEAVAQSYDVLRQAPVMNGDLIASPAQALNVFDFEPVAKKELPPAHYGYLASGVDADKTLKANRDDFDKIHVRARRLIDVRKIDTTVKILGETWASPIALAPVSSVGAFHPEAEAAAARACKVKGHQMILSTVGSTSIEDVIKERGAPVWYMLYPTDDWSVTEKLVKRAEAAGAPAIVLTVDRQGGRNTETLFRERRTDTRTCTDCHTPGFKNEVSRKPMFDEIDVSKVTNLYGTGMTWDYVKRLRGIVKGKLVLKGIMTQEDAKIALTHGVDALIVSNHGGRAEESLQSTIGALPEVVAAVNGKIPVLIDGGFRRGTDVLKALALGASAVCVGRPYIWGLAAFGQPGVEMVLTLMQREFETIMRQVGATKISEIDGKCVQTV; this is encoded by the coding sequence GTGGACGAACAAACCTCGATCCACCGGCGGAAGCTATTGGAGTTCTTTTCCGCCAGCCCGTTGCTCGCCCCGAGCGCGGCCCGCGCACTTGCGGGCATCGCGGCTCTCGGCACGACCGAGGCGGTCGCCCAGAGCTACGACGTGCTGCGCCAGGCGCCCGTCATGAACGGCGATCTCATCGCCTCCCCCGCCCAGGCCCTGAACGTGTTCGATTTCGAACCGGTGGCCAAGAAGGAACTGCCGCCCGCGCATTACGGCTACCTCGCCAGCGGCGTCGATGCCGACAAGACGCTCAAGGCCAACCGCGACGATTTCGACAAGATCCACGTTCGCGCCCGCCGCCTGATCGACGTGCGCAAGATCGACACCACGGTGAAGATCCTCGGCGAGACCTGGGCGAGCCCGATCGCGCTGGCCCCGGTGAGCAGCGTCGGTGCCTTCCATCCGGAGGCCGAGGCTGCGGCCGCGCGGGCCTGCAAGGTGAAGGGTCACCAGATGATCCTGTCGACGGTGGGCAGCACCTCGATCGAGGACGTCATCAAGGAGCGCGGCGCGCCCGTCTGGTACATGCTCTACCCGACCGACGATTGGTCGGTGACCGAGAAGCTGGTGAAGCGCGCCGAGGCCGCCGGGGCTCCGGCCATCGTCCTCACCGTCGATCGCCAGGGCGGCCGCAACACCGAGACACTGTTCCGCGAGCGTCGCACCGACACCCGCACCTGCACCGATTGCCACACGCCGGGCTTCAAGAACGAAGTCAGCCGCAAGCCGATGTTCGACGAGATCGACGTGTCGAAGGTGACGAACCTCTACGGCACCGGCATGACCTGGGATTACGTGAAGCGCCTGCGCGGCATCGTGAAGGGCAAGCTCGTCCTCAAGGGCATCATGACCCAGGAAGACGCCAAGATCGCCCTGACCCACGGGGTCGATGCACTCATCGTCTCCAACCATGGCGGCCGCGCCGAGGAGAGCCTGCAATCGACGATCGGCGCCCTGCCGGAAGTCGTCGCCGCCGTGAATGGCAAGATTCCGGTCCTCATCGACGGAGGCTTCCGCCGTGGCACCGACGTGCTGAAGGCCCTGGCGCTGGGCGCCAGCGCCGTCTGCGTCGGCCGTCCCTATATCTGGGGTCTGGCCGCCTTCGGCCAGCCGGGCGTCGAGATGGTTCTCACCCTGATGCAGCGTGAGTTCGAGACCATCATGCGTCAGGTCGGGGCCACCAAGATCTCCGAGATCGACGGGAAGTGCGTCCAGACCGTCTGA